One window of the Halonatronomonas betaini genome contains the following:
- a CDS encoding precorrin-8X methylmutase: MQDNNPEKIESKSMKIIEKELNQLKGSEREKQVIKRVIHATADLNLVDKVKLSPDGINQLRSLIESGADIITDVNMLKAGINTNKLKEYGGQLKCYIADQQIREEAKKTGLTRSIMSMRKAVKEPGKKVFAIGNAPTALFELIRLNQEENIQIDFIVGTPVGFVGAAESKDKLIASDIPHISLQGRKGGSAVAASIINSILYM; encoded by the coding sequence ATGCAGGATAATAACCCAGAAAAAATTGAATCAAAGAGTATGAAAATAATAGAAAAAGAACTAAATCAGCTAAAAGGGTCCGAAAGAGAAAAACAGGTCATCAAAAGAGTTATTCATGCAACAGCAGATCTTAACCTGGTAGATAAAGTAAAGCTCTCACCAGATGGCATTAACCAGCTAAGATCATTAATTGAATCAGGTGCCGATATTATTACTGATGTAAATATGCTTAAAGCTGGCATTAATACTAACAAATTAAAAGAATATGGTGGTCAGTTAAAATGCTATATTGCAGATCAACAAATTCGAGAAGAGGCTAAAAAGACAGGTCTTACCAGGTCAATAATGTCAATGAGAAAGGCAGTTAAAGAACCAGGTAAAAAAGTCTTTGCAATCGGTAATGCTCCAACTGCTCTTTTTGAATTAATCAGATTAAACCAGGAAGAAAATATACAGATTGATTTTATCGTCGGAACACCAGTCGGCTTTGTTGGGGCTGCAGAATCAAAGGACAAATTAATTGCGTCAGATATTCCTCATATTTCATTGCAGGGAAGAAAGGGAGGGAGTGCTGTAGCAGCATCAATAATCAACTCGATCCTTTACATGTAG
- a CDS encoding helix-turn-helix domain-containing protein, translated as MNIFSERLKELRESKGLTMVDLSRKMGSISQSALSNYEAGTRKPGLEILMELAYFFNCSMDYLAGKTDYKNQDELLKKYPIEGEDVLEIIQGIEIYEESGLSVEEIKKLYEYINIIKDI; from the coding sequence TTGAACATTTTTTCAGAAAGATTAAAGGAATTAAGAGAGTCTAAAGGACTAACAATGGTTGACTTATCAAGAAAAATGGGTTCAATATCTCAGTCAGCTCTATCCAATTATGAAGCTGGTACCAGGAAACCAGGTTTAGAAATATTGATGGAATTAGCATATTTCTTTAACTGTTCTATGGATTATCTGGCTGGAAAAACTGACTATAAAAACCAGGATGAACTATTAAAGAAATACCCTATTGAAGGAGAAGATGTCTTAGAAATTATTCAAGGTATAGAAATTTATGAAGAGAGTGGTTTATCGGTAGAAGAAATTAAAAAGCTTTATGAGTATATCAATATTATTAAAGACATTTAA
- a CDS encoding aminoglycoside 6-adenylyltransferase has product MRTEKEVLSEFKKWAKEKDFIRAAILTSSRVKPDAEIDFLSDYDIELYVSDLSIFKKDDSWLEPFGPIMVRWPYKPRSTGFKPGNWITRLILFKDGVRIDFQITDQQQIKPDAYDNGYKVLIDKDQLTCQLTEPTYSEYIINKPGKEEYETLVNEFWWNAYYVPKYLWRDEITYAKYMLDNILRYSYLHKIIDWYIGLENDWSVETGALGKNFKDYLRPEIWADLEETYTGADITANWKAFIKMTDIFRRLAEEVGQELGYKYPVRVDQEVMEFCKSIFTCNG; this is encoded by the coding sequence ATGAGAACAGAAAAAGAAGTTTTATCAGAATTTAAAAAATGGGCTAAAGAAAAAGATTTTATTAGGGCTGCAATCTTAACAAGTTCCCGGGTAAAGCCTGATGCAGAGATTGATTTTCTATCTGATTATGATATCGAACTTTATGTTTCTGATCTGAGTATCTTCAAGAAAGATGACAGCTGGCTTGAGCCATTTGGTCCTATTATGGTCCGCTGGCCTTATAAACCCCGTTCAACAGGCTTTAAGCCAGGCAACTGGATTACCAGGCTTATTTTATTTAAAGATGGCGTCAGAATAGATTTCCAGATTACAGATCAGCAACAGATAAAGCCAGATGCATATGATAACGGTTATAAAGTCTTAATCGATAAAGATCAATTGACCTGCCAGTTAACAGAGCCGACCTATTCAGAGTATATTATCAATAAGCCAGGCAAAGAAGAATATGAAACCCTTGTAAATGAGTTCTGGTGGAATGCCTATTACGTTCCCAAATATCTCTGGAGAGATGAGATAACCTATGCTAAGTATATGCTGGATAATATCCTTAGATATTCATATTTACATAAAATCATAGACTGGTATATCGGGCTGGAAAACGACTGGTCAGTGGAAACCGGTGCATTAGGCAAAAATTTCAAGGATTACCTTAGGCCAGAAATCTGGGCTGATTTAGAAGAAACCTATACAGGAGCTGATATAACAGCTAACTGGAAAGCATTTATTAAGATGACTGATATTTTTAGAAGATTAGCTGAAGAAGTCGGCCAGGAGCTTGGATATAAATATCCAGTAAGAGTAGACCAGGAAGTAATGGAATTTTGCAAGAGTATTTTTACTTGTAATGGATGA
- a CDS encoding MerR family transcriptional regulator: MLINQVMKETGLTRKAIYYYESEGLVSPDKNPENNYREFTVKDLEKLKKLIC, encoded by the coding sequence ATGTTAATTAATCAGGTAATGAAAGAGACAGGGTTAACCAGAAAAGCCATCTATTATTATGAATCTGAGGGACTTGTATCTCCAGATAAGAATCCAGAAAATAATTATCGAGAGTTTACAGTAAAGGATTTAGAAAAACTAAAAAAATTAATTTGTTAA
- the cbiD gene encoding cobalt-precorrin-5B (C(1))-methyltransferase CbiD: protein MAFNKYIKKAGKEYRLGYTTGTAAAGAAKAAAKLLFKNEKDRTIIIPTPAGIDVELDILNYILNDKSALASVKKDGGDDKDITDGLEIIAKIKEIEQNEIIIKGGKGVGTVTKPGLAVDVGQPAINPVPRKMIKKAIKDYLKPGSGLEVEIIVPEGEKAAAKTFNPDLGIEGGISIIGTTGIVEPMSESAYKESLALKLKQAAESGREKLVFVFGNHGKNKAFELGYQEDEIIRMSNFVGYILDEANDLELKQILIIGHIGKIIKIAGGIFNTHSKVADGRREIIAAQAALNGASQGIIDRIMQANTAEEIAADMIATGNSEIFNQLADKIRDKIKTRLEKNISVDTMIYTFEAGFIGCSEGLRKDELDIG, encoded by the coding sequence ATGGCTTTTAACAAATATATAAAAAAAGCTGGCAAAGAATATAGACTGGGCTATACTACTGGGACTGCAGCAGCAGGAGCAGCAAAAGCAGCAGCTAAATTACTCTTTAAAAATGAGAAAGACAGGACTATTATCATCCCAACTCCAGCAGGTATAGATGTAGAATTAGACATTTTGAATTATATCCTTAATGATAAATCTGCATTAGCTTCTGTTAAAAAAGATGGAGGTGATGATAAAGATATAACTGATGGGCTTGAGATTATTGCTAAAATAAAAGAGATTGAGCAGAATGAAATTATTATTAAAGGTGGAAAAGGAGTAGGAACGGTCACTAAACCTGGCCTGGCAGTAGATGTTGGCCAGCCAGCAATAAACCCGGTTCCCAGGAAGATGATAAAAAAGGCAATTAAAGATTATTTGAAACCTGGCAGTGGCCTGGAAGTAGAGATTATAGTTCCAGAAGGAGAGAAGGCAGCTGCAAAAACATTCAATCCAGATCTTGGTATTGAAGGTGGCATCTCTATAATCGGAACTACTGGTATCGTTGAACCGATGTCAGAATCGGCTTATAAAGAATCTTTAGCCCTAAAACTTAAGCAGGCAGCTGAGTCTGGCAGAGAAAAGTTAGTATTTGTCTTTGGCAATCATGGCAAAAATAAAGCCTTTGAACTGGGTTACCAGGAAGATGAAATCATCAGAATGAGCAATTTTGTTGGCTATATCCTTGATGAAGCTAATGACCTGGAGTTGAAACAAATTTTAATTATAGGCCATATCGGCAAGATAATTAAAATAGCTGGTGGCATCTTTAATACTCATAGTAAAGTAGCAGACGGAAGGCGAGAAATTATAGCTGCCCAGGCAGCACTAAATGGAGCCAGTCAGGGGATTATTGACAGGATAATGCAGGCTAATACTGCTGAAGAAATAGCTGCAGACATGATTGCTACTGGTAATAGCGAAATATTTAATCAGCTGGCTGATAAAATCAGAGACAAAATCAAGACCAGACTGGAGAAGAATATATCAGTTGATACAATGATCTACACCTTTGAGGCAGGGTTTATAGGCTGCTCAGAAGGGCTGAGAAAGGATGAATTAGATATTGGCTAA
- a CDS encoding DUF2268 domain-containing putative Zn-dependent protease (predicted Zn-dependent protease with a strongly conserved HExxH motif) yields the protein MIKKSILTWNLIRRKRYREHYYLPNQRVLDNHFSRWGSSDIHKLKEMVAGWKKAKFKPVIEAIEDFKFIQVEETIKEANSILGEIKDFDIYFLIGDFRSGLYIDQINNRNIIVIAMEVVREYGDLEKVILPSISHELFHIYHYSRLKKEGINREKSFKNLIVDDGLAAYFSSMLNSSYNLQEILLYSDEQLEQIKANEAEYGRQLFKLIEEKSLDESILLFNAPKAMQEEKLTQVPDWPPRLSYYYGFKIIESYIQEHGKDYIKELTLIPPEKVIAESRISGKR from the coding sequence ATGATAAAAAAGTCTATCCTGACCTGGAATCTGATCAGGCGGAAAAGATATAGAGAACATTATTATCTGCCCAACCAAAGGGTCTTAGATAATCATTTTAGCCGCTGGGGCAGCTCAGATATCCATAAGCTTAAGGAAATGGTAGCTGGCTGGAAAAAGGCAAAATTTAAGCCTGTAATCGAAGCAATCGAAGATTTTAAATTTATCCAGGTTGAAGAGACTATCAAAGAGGCTAACAGTATTTTAGGTGAGATCAAAGATTTTGATATCTACTTTCTCATAGGCGATTTCCGCTCAGGTCTTTATATTGATCAAATTAATAACCGGAATATTATAGTTATAGCAATGGAAGTAGTTAGAGAATATGGAGATTTAGAAAAAGTCATTCTGCCCTCAATCAGCCATGAACTATTCCATATCTATCATTACAGCCGGCTCAAAAAAGAGGGTATCAATCGAGAGAAAAGCTTTAAAAATTTAATTGTTGATGATGGCCTGGCAGCCTATTTTTCATCTATGCTAAATAGTTCTTATAACCTGCAGGAAATATTGCTCTACTCAGATGAGCAGCTAGAGCAGATAAAAGCTAATGAGGCAGAGTATGGCCGGCAATTATTCAAATTAATAGAAGAGAAAAGTCTGGATGAGTCAATATTATTATTTAATGCCCCTAAAGCCATGCAGGAAGAAAAATTGACTCAGGTCCCTGATTGGCCTCCCAGGCTCAGCTATTATTACGGCTTTAAAATAATTGAAAGCTATATCCAGGAACATGGAAAAGACTATATAAAAGAACTAACCTTAATTCCACCAGAAAAGGTTATAGCAGAATCAAGGATATCAGGGAAAAGGTAG
- a CDS encoding ankyrin repeat domain-containing protein: MFNNSEEIIHTLLDFGADPTMQDRDGMMALDYAEKNPELTETESYERLSEKTEAAIFNIYATFIIKNIEEIFF, translated from the coding sequence TTGTTCAATAATTCAGAAGAAATTATTCATACCCTATTGGATTTTGGTGCAGATCCAACCATGCAGGATAGAGATGGTATGATGGCCTTAGACTATGCAGAGAAAAACCCAGAATTAACTGAAACTGAATCCTATGAAAGATTATCTGAAAAAACTGAAGCAGCTATATTCAATATCTATGCCACCTTTATAATTAAAAACATTGAGGAAATTTTCTTTTAG
- a CDS encoding LUD domain-containing protein: MKAVEVFLISLLTDWHLTGTNAILSTGHIVNIDHSGNRVAAMLYGPERVIIIFTSSATAW; the protein is encoded by the coding sequence ATAAAAGCGGTCGAGGTATTTTTAATATCTCTTTTAACTGACTGGCATCTCACAGGAACTAACGCCATCTTATCTACAGGCCACATTGTCAATATAGATCACAGCGGCAATCGAGTTGCTGCCATGCTCTATGGGCCAGAGAGGGTTATAATTATTTTCACCTCTTCTGCAACAGCCTGGTAA
- a CDS encoding macrolide 2'-phosphotransferase — protein MSKDKKEIIEMAREHGLNLKKESLKYNESGLDFQVIMAQSEKGKDWVLRIPRRKDVMAISKKEKEILDFVNGKISIEVPIWEIYTEELIAYQLLTGVPAGTIDPEAERYIWEIDEKNLPIQFIKTLAEAMVSLHQINLKDFANTGIELKTIDQCRKNMRTRMEKVKEEFNVNQTLWRRWQKWLDDDSLWPDRTALIHGELHAGHILIDDNSSVTGLIDWTEAEVSDIAKDFVAYYMIFGKEALDKLISYYQEAGGYVWPNMMKHIIEYNATYPLDIAEFAIRSGLR, from the coding sequence ATGAGTAAAGATAAAAAAGAAATTATTGAAATGGCCAGGGAACATGGGCTGAATTTAAAAAAAGAGTCTTTAAAATATAATGAGTCTGGCCTTGATTTCCAGGTTATTATGGCACAATCTGAAAAGGGAAAAGACTGGGTGTTAAGGATTCCTAGAAGAAAAGATGTAATGGCCATAAGTAAGAAAGAAAAAGAGATTCTTGATTTTGTAAATGGCAAAATATCTATAGAAGTGCCTATCTGGGAAATTTATACTGAAGAATTAATTGCTTATCAACTATTAACAGGAGTGCCTGCTGGAACGATTGATCCAGAGGCCGAGAGATATATATGGGAAATAGATGAAAAGAATTTACCTATACAGTTTATCAAAACTCTGGCCGAAGCAATGGTATCTTTACATCAAATAAATCTTAAGGATTTTGCAAATACAGGTATTGAACTCAAAACAATTGATCAATGTCGCAAGAATATGAGAACCCGCATGGAAAAGGTTAAAGAAGAGTTCAATGTTAATCAGACACTCTGGCGGCGATGGCAAAAATGGCTTGATGATGATTCGCTATGGCCTGATAGAACAGCCTTAATACATGGAGAGCTACATGCCGGTCATATTCTAATTGATGATAACTCTTCTGTAACAGGCTTAATCGATTGGACAGAAGCAGAAGTTAGTGACATTGCAAAAGATTTTGTTGCCTACTATATGATTTTTGGTAAAGAGGCTCTAGATAAGCTCATCTCTTATTATCAAGAAGCAGGCGGTTATGTCTGGCCAAATATGATGAAACATATTATAGAATATAATGCCACATATCCACTTGATATTGCCGAATTCGCTATTAGATCTGGGCTAAGGTAA